In Sparus aurata chromosome 5, fSpaAur1.1, whole genome shotgun sequence, the genomic window CAGTTCTCAGAGAGGCGAAGAAGCAAAAACAGGCGGACGACACGACAAGAAGAGGAAGTGTTTATAGTGAAGTGTTTACAGTGTCGTGTCGTAAGAAGCTGCGAGGTGATGTTGAGTTTAGATTTTGCAGTGAGTCGGAATCCTTCTCAGAAGCAGAATCACATTTCCAGGTTAGACGTCACCATGTGTGTCTGGGCCAGCTaacgttaaagggatattccggtgtaagtttaatccatggtgtaaatcaccgtgaaactgtgttagactccctctcgagagatcaagttagcagaccgctaatttacggagttttatcaacctcagaaacgaccgcacgacaacaatacactgcagtaaatggatccaaatataaaaccgccaccaaaaagccacaaataatgctcagaacagcaccaaacttcagcaacagtacaaatagggtctcagcacatagtccgggggatctaacctccgctagcttagctggatttctactgaaaagctgactaaatttaccactcttctgcagcagcttcctgttgacgggaagtcccgacgagtcgattaccgagtgcagcagagttccgcggctcatggatgaaaatgtctgattatgactccatggaaaagcaatcaaagttcatatgtgtcttacctgccagtttataacagttattatcgagagcggacaggtaaaagaacagaattgagcatttctaaccgcactcggtaatcgtcgcgtcgggacttccccgacccggaagctgatggaggagagttgaaatctgtttttagctccacaatagaaatccagctaagctagcggaggttagatgccccggactatgtgctgagaccctatttgtactgttgctgaagtttggtgctgtacTGAGCATTatctgtggctttttgatggcggtttatatttggatccatttactgcagtgtattgttgtcgtgcggtcgtttctgaggttgataaaactccgtaaattagcggtctgctaacttgatctctcgagagggagtctaacacagtttcacaggtgatttagaccatggattaaacttacaccggaatatccctttaacttccCAACGTCCCCCACAACAACCGGTCTCCTTCAACAGTATTAGACGGCGGTCTATCTAATAAGGGTTCAAACATTAGACGTCGGCGTCTCCATCCTCATCGCTGAAGTCTGACAAAAATGTTTGAATTCGAATAGTTGGTTTAAtattaaacacaacacttctGTCCTGCTCACTGCGAGATTTTGAGTCGTTCAGTGTCGCACCTATTTAAGAAACatcttctctttgtgtgtgttttctcctaCAGAGTAAAAAATTTGAGAAGACGGCCAACCAGGTGAAGCAAAAGAAAAGATGGGAGAACAAGAAGATGAAGGTGTTGTTCATCGGCATCGGCGTGGTGGTCGCGGTCATCATCATTGGACTCATTATCTTTGCCAGCGTCGGAGGGTAGCTCCCTTTTCCAGATGGGAGGGAGAATTAAGAAAGCTGAGAGACACGAAGCGGACGAGGACGAACGATCCAGAAGAAGCTGTGGGACTCTGCTGTCTCTCCTGACCTGCTCAGGCTGTGGTCTTTCTGTGTTTTAGGGATATTTATGAGCCTTCTGGTCTCACTCTTCATTAGTCTTCAGTTGATATGGTACCGTTGATCACTCAGCTGCTTCACTgcgtttctttgttttcttctcaaaGGTCATGTCTCCGATGACCCATGATGATtagatgtaaataaaaaaaactatgactTCATTATTTTAACTAAAACATCATTAGTGCTGCTACTTTTGTACTGTTCGCTTATACACAGTGGTTCACGTTCAAGAGCAGCACTCGGAGAATAAACGCCATCACTGACCTTACGATAGGATTAATGTCACTTCAGTTCACAGGATGATCGGGTGAGaatcagaggaggaaacagaagagaaacTGGATGATTGTGCAGCTGCATATTGCTTCAAATAGGAAAGAATGAACTGATGTAAATGAGAATGTCATGTGCCAAAAGTGAAACTGCCCCAAAAGTTGTGTTTGAATTAAAATATTTGTGCTTAAAAAGGCCTCTGTATCCCAACATGTCTGTGTTGTTCTGTAAATtgtgcaaagaaaaacagtcgTGTGTTTTGAACTGATCatattttgatgatgtttttctcAAACGACCAGTCTGAAGATCACATCGAACACACCACCACATGATGTAATCACACGCAAAAgcgttttaatttattttacatgAATATTGCCAGTGATCTTTCAGAGACAGTTTGAGTCTGGAGCTGTGGACAGTAGATGAACATAATTATATTTACAGTTAATCTGCAGTTAAAGTGAAGATAATAAAGAACAGTGACCCCTGCTGGCCACTATTGCACCTGACATAttcagaggaaaagaaagttTAAGCAGACATCACAGCGTAGTTCAATCAACCATGGACTCTTAATGTCTGTTAAAATGCTTGATGACAGTTTGAAATCAGTCTCATCGTGTACGACTTTCTATCTTTTTTAATTTAGAGTGAGTTTTAACCTCCTCTGTATTGATTACTGTGgattcagatcagctgttgcagACTAGCTCATAATTAATGAGTGGAAGCAGCTTTGGGCGTTcccctctcagccaatcagggtgtgacgACGTCCTTCTTGTGAAGGCTTAAGAGAGGTGAGGTCAGACCGGCTCTGATTCTGCTTCTGCCCTGACTCACTGCAGACCTCGTCCCAACAGACTGTCAGCCAGAGACTCTGCTCTGTTGAGAgttctctgctgctcctgatcTTTCTAGTTGAGGGAAGTTGTTGGTCTGATCATCGACAGTCTCTCCTCATCTAGTCCACCTGCATCAGGTCTTATATGTACCAGTGTGACgcctgcaggttttcttttcaccTTATCTTAACTGAACCTCTTGAAGCCCGAGCTCCTCTACACACCTTCAGTTtccccttttttatttcattgtggaCTTGAGAGTTTGTCGAAGCAGATTTCAATCTGATTATTACCCCCCGAGAGGCTTTTGTTAATTATGACAAGTACTTTTATTTCTCGAAAATGCATATGGAAGCAAGGTATATGGTCTCAGGCAGGGTGTAGtaaccacagaagaagacaaagtgtgtttcagctgtAAAAACAGAGGCTGTGACGCTTCCATCGTCTCCCCAAATCACATCCTCGTGACTTTCATAGtaatttcttttcaaaattaaagttaTGATACAGAAAAGATCATTCCTGTTGGCCTTAGaagttaaaatgtattattgggTGAATCTATATTAAGTGTCAGTGCatctaaatgaaaatgtcaggCGGTGTTTGCACTGCAGAGTGTTTAAAACATGTCTAATGATACAAACACACCTTTTAAACTCATTTAATCTGTTGCAATGATTAATAACTTCATTCATACATCGTAAGTAACCACGTACAATAGCATAAACAGGACTTTGGTGTCCATCCACGATGTCTTACTACTGGCTGTAACAGCTTCACTGTTTGCCTGTTTAGTTTTCCAGCAGTGTGCTGAGAGGAAcgaggtcagtgtgtgtgtgtgtgtgtgtgtgtgtgtgtgtgtgtgtgtgtgtgtgtgtgtgtgtgctgccagcTGATTCACATGGTCAGCAGGCAAAAACACATCCAGCTCTTCAGACAACAGCTCCCCCTGCTGCCACAGGATCAGAAAGCCCTGACAGGATGACTTCACATCGGAGTGTCTCTGGTCACCGAGGTGGTTTTAGGAGCTCCTGCAGATGCGCCTGCGCTGCCAGCTGGTGGGGCAGCTGCAGCCTCTTGTTCGGCTGGCTGCAGAGTGCTGGACATTTCTCCAGGAGCAGCTGACACACGTCCTCATGGCCTCGTTCTGCAGCCTGCTCGATttaacacagcaacacacatgTAAATGATTAGCAGAGAGTCTCTGTGGAGGGTTTGATCATCTTATTGCAGCTCTGTACCTTATGTAAAGGGGATGATCCGTCATCGTCACAGAGCTTGGGGTCTGCTCGGTGCTGCAGCAGAAGGCGAACCACGTCCAGATGACCGCAGTAAGCAGAGCGATGGAGCGGTGTGGCTCCGCCTGGTGTCTGGGGAGACGCACAAGCACCACTCTCAAGAAGAAACGTGCACACGGCCAGATGACCACCGCGACTTGCATAGTgctgacacaaaacacacacacacgacacagaCGGTGGACAGCAAAGACAAGAGACAGGCAGTGTTTAGATTACATGGATGTGACGTTCACTCCTGAAGGAACAGTTCatcccaaaatgtaaatttagtcatcacctcctccctccacgctgatggaaagtcaggggagGTTTCATAGTctgcagaacatttctggagcaaaATCCATAAAATGTCCACTGACTAAATTGATTTGAAGCATTATTTCCATCTGCAAACACAAAGTAAAGGTTGTGCACGCTGACGCTTTTAACTTAGCAACTACAGTGAAGACTTCAGCTTAACAAAGAGTGTAAATAAGGTAATTACacatcaatttgggatctcagggcctCTTTAGACACGtttccagctacttcagttgtttagaagaatgctgcaactctgtttttctgtgaagcttcagaaatgttctgtggactacaagAGAAGCACGAGGGAAGAGATGATGTGGTGTGATGAGTGGATTTTaaacttgtcctttaaggtcaaacCGAAGATTGGAGGCTTCTGAATGTCTAaaatgtgataatatcagtctGAATTGCAATGTGTATATTCAAGTTACTTGTACTTTAATTAAAACTATTTTCTCATGTCTgtattatttttgcaaatatttgtgttttgtgacaaCATACTTTGTGATGTATTCAGTTCCCAGTAAACTCACCAGAGCTGTGTATCCAGCCGAGTCTCTCAGGTTCGGGTCTGTGCCCTTCTGCAGTAAAGATGTGACTCTCTGCAGGTCTCCATCCACTGCAGCAGACCAGATACCTGCACAGAGGGACGACACACAGCATCATCACTGAGCTGCACTGACACAGATCAGTCAGATCAGGAGGATCAAGTCAgctaatgacagaaaaaaaacatgcactaTTTAGATTTTGGAGCAGAACTATAAGACTCGTGGTTTATGTCTGACACATGAATGCAAACCTCGTTCAAAATCCATTTCAGTCAGTGTCTGGTGAACGCTGGGAGAGGCGGCAGGCAGGGAGCAGCACGCACAGCTGTGTCCGTCAGACgacattatgtttaaaaaaaggataaaatagtTCCAGTTTGATTCAAAACTCAAGCTGAACACTTGTTGTTATGAATAATCATCATGCTGTCTGACACTTccgtgtttcttcttcttcttctgtggcaAAAAAGAGTAGTCGACAACACGGTGGTGCATTCACGTACCACCACCAACAGGACTAACTCAGCACACAAGTTAATAAATAAAGTTAGGAAGCTGATGAGTCTTTAACCGAatgtttaataataattaatgtaaAGGCTGAAATAtcttaaacaaacatttcttctCAGCTAAACGACAAAACTTCAGGATGACTAAACCGTTTTCGCCAGACCTCCTCATTACGTATGCGGCCTTACGTGCTTACGTTGAAACGCTTCGACCAattgcagagctgctgtcaggagGCACCCTTCAGGGACTGTCAGATTCCTTAACTTTCTGTCCCAGATTTGTTTGGGGTAAAGACCGACAGCATATAACTTTGTGCTCTGATGGCATcattatttataaaaagagaaattagCCTCCGCTGCAACTATTGATTTcgttttttataaatatatgatCAAAAACGTGCtaatctcttttgtttttcatatatTATGGCTAATCGTTATTTTCCCACATTACTTATAGTACGTTTTATGTAGAGGATACGCTGGTGATAGAAATAATTATAACTGTAATTGTGAATGTGGCCAAAGGGTTGAGATATTAAACTTTCAGCATACGTATAGGTGTGCAACTTAGTATTATCGTTTTTTTCCGGTTGCTCCTGAAGGCATCTTCTCGTCTCGTGTTGTTGTCTGacgcagctagctagctaacggtaGCCAGCTCTGATCGATAGGCGAGTGTTAGCTAGCTGGCAGGCGTCACTTATTATAGTTACTGTAGCAAAATACTTCCAACCAAAGCGCCTAAAGTATGAGAAGAGTTACCTTATTTATTAACGGGACGTCTAAAAATGGCAAGGTgggtaaaaaaaggaaagaaaagctgCTCAGTTTGGGAGCTCGGGCCGCAGAATGACTGGATTTTTCCACTGAACATTCGTGTTTGATTAAAGCTAACACTAATCCTCCACTGTAACTGTTACATTACAActttattatgttattaataATACTGATGTGGAGTGAATGTCAGTCTTTGTGGCGTTTTATACATGTTAGCTCAGCCTTGAATGGGCTCATTAATCATGTATGTGTCAGACTGCAGTGACCTATTTATGTTTCAGGCTGAATCCACTGATTTGTGgtgtttccctctctctcaggtTGTAGCAGTGTACGGGACCTTGTCAGATTTACTATCTGTAGCGAGCAATAAGTTAGGAATCAAAGCCTCCTGTTTGTACAACGGGAAGGGTGGCCTCATAGATGACATTGCACTTATAAGGTGAGCTCACAGCACAGTCATGGATGTTGCTGGCTGCTGTCATGGAGCCTGTCCTCTCATCCTGtgacatgtttgtctgtgttgtttctgcAGAGATGATGACGTGTTGTATGTGTCAGAGGGAGATCCATTCATTGGTGAGTGATGTTATGTAAaggaaatgtttatttattacagATCAGCAGATAAAATCAATGATAACATCGACTCCTGCAGGATTCTCAGCCTCTGTCATCGTCGACCGCTGTGGTTTTATCAGGACTAACAGCAAAACTGATCATGAGTTATCAAGGAGATCAATAACTGATATATTTGCAGTAAAAGTGTCACAATTTAGAATAACCAGTAGGAACCTATAACTTAGGTTCAGGCTGATATTAGATATTATTGAATATCGCGATATTTTCTGTcatgctgctgtattttttaaaaaaaaacattattttgattaACTACGTTGTTATTTCTCACCTGGCTGATTAAAAGTTTCATTTAATGCAGCACTTTTCACAGAGTGAGGTCACAAAGTGCTCAACAAGTAAAATCAATGATAACATCGACTCCTGCAGGATTCTCAGCCTCTGTCATCGTCGACCGCTGCGGTTTTATCAGGACTAATAGTAAAACTGATCATAAGTTATCAAGGAGATCAATAACTGATATATATTTGCAGTAAAAGTCACAATTTAGATAACCAGTAGGAACCTATAACTTCAGGTTGAAGCTGATATTAGATATTATTGAATATCGTGATATTTTCTGTCATGCTGCTGTATTTcggtttttaattttaattaactACGTTGTTATTTCTCACCTGGCTGAGGAGCAGAGACGGACATGCAGCACCTGATATTGTagaatgtcatgtcatgtttgcaATTCATCCTTTGCACTAAAGTTTcagtttaaaagttttatttagTGCAGCACTTTTCACAGAGTGAGGTCACAAAGTGCTCAACAAGTAAAATCAATTATAACATCGACTCCTGCAGGATTCTCAGCCTCTGTCATCGTCGACTGCTGTGGTTTTATCAGAACTAATAGCAAAACTGATCATAAGTTATCAAGGAGATCAATAACTGATATATATTTGCAGTAAAAGTGTCCACATTTGGAATAATCAGTAGGAATGTAACTTAGGTTCAGGCTGATATTAGATATTATCGAATATTATCATGCTTTTCACAGAGCGAGCTCACAAAGTGCTCAACAATTAAAATCAATTATGACATTGACTCCTGCAGGAGTTTCAGCCTCTGTCATTGTCGACCAATCAAGGTGATCAATAACTGatatacatttgcagtaaaactTATTATATTGGTGTCAAAATGTAGATTAACCAGTAGGAATGTAACTTACGTTCGGGACGATATTAGACGTTATCGAATATCGCGATATTTCTGTCACGCTGctgtattttagtttttaattttgattgaTGTTTGTAATTCATTCTTTTCACTTAAGTTTCCGTTTAAAAGTTTTTTACTTGATactatttttgttatttgaaaatgttgtgTGCGTTTCTGTAAAGGGAGAAGTTAAGAAATCAGCCTTTcatcctttatttatttctagTATTCCTACAACTAATCAACATCAAATACAAACTGTATTgaataaaatactttatttcTGTAAACATACATAATATGTATCTATCTGTCGATCGTTAGTTTCGGTCAGGGTCTATTTATTTCCAGGGTTAATTGATTAATAGTTAAATGTAtacaaagaaaatgaagaaatcTTGATATTTAAGAGGCTCCAACCAGCAagttttggacatttttgtttgataaAATGTCTTAAACAGTCAATCGACGAAtcatcatctcttttttttttacatcacagACCCTCAAAATGAAGCCAAGGTCACATCCGATCAGCACGGCGCACACACCGATTGGCTGACCCTCAATATCGGTGGTCGTCCCTTCACCACCACCAGGTATCTGTGTCCTGAATGAGTAGTTCAGGGGTTTTTGAGGTGAGGTGGGGTTCTGTTAGGTTCTTATCCAGAGTCAGGTCTGTGTTGCGGTGGACCAGCAACCTCCATGTTCTGTGATTGGATGGATTAGAAGAGAGCGGTATAACGGCTGTCAGGCAGCAGCAAGTGGTggaaatattctaaatatagcAGACTTTaaccaaaatacatttccccGTCCTCAGCAGCACATCACTGCTTCATTAATGCTTTGTGCTTCATACAGCCCCACTGAAAATGCCTGAATTATCCCTTTAATCCTGTTTTTTACACAGTAGGCATAGCACTGAAGATTTAGGTTAGTTTGTCTTCGTTATAGTTACATTTAGTTCATCGTCTTCTTTGctgaatgtgtctgtttgtgtgttcaggagcACTTTGGTCAGCAAAGAGCCGGAGAGTATGCTCGCTCACATGTTCAGAGAGAAAGGTGAGTCGTGGCTGCAGAGACGGCCGACAGTCGGGACGCAGTTCCTCATTCCTTCACGTGAGCTGTCACTCTGAACGGGGTTTGTTATTAACTCATTACTAACTTCTGCGTTTGCTTCAGATGTGTGGGGGAACAAGCGGGACGAGCACGGAGCTTACCTGATCGACCGCAGCCCCGAATACTTTGAGCCAATCCTCAACTACCTGAGACACGGCCAGCTCATTATCAATGAAGGCATAAACATACGAGGTGAGGAATCCACAATAGGAACGTCTGCCCGTATCACTGTGAAGAAGATCactaaatgaaatgtaaaaaacacagattaataTCGTTGTCCTGACTGTCTTCCAGGCGTCCTCGAGGAGGCTCGGTTCTTTGGAATCGAGCAGCTCGCTGAACAGCTGGAAGTAGCAATCAAGGTAAGATGATTTGTGGAAGGAAAACAGTTTAACTTTCATAATTTTTGGTCGCACAAAGCACCCAGGAAGACgtacaaacaacaacactgtggcCTGAACAGCATTTTAAACTTAAGAGGAAAGATACAGCGGCGATAACAAAGAATAAGaggcacatttttatttacagggTGAACAGAGAGGGATACAGCACAGCAGTTTGAACAGTTTCTGACCTATTAATCTGGGAAAGCTCCCAGTCTGACGTGCGAACATGTTCCCATTACAGGATTTGACATAAATTCACAGCCTGTAGGCGACAGATCGATTGTAAGATCATTTCCTGAGCCTCACAAATCTCTGGTTGCAGACTAAGAGCGACCTTTTGAAGCGGTCTCAGTCCGGTTGTTCGGTCCACACCAGGGTTTGCTTACAAGCCGTTTTAATTGAACCGATCAGGATTAAATGTGATCACTCCCTTGACAGCATCATGACCACGTTCTTACTCTCTGAACAGAACTCGCAGCCTCCGGAGGACCACTCTCCCATCTCCCGCAAAGAGTTTGTCCGTTTTCTCCTGGCGACACCCACGAAGTCCGAGCTGCGCTGTCAGGTACGGCTGAGTCACAGTGTTTCAGTCACCGTCATCACTCCACCACATTAAATTAAACTTCATCTCTCTTACTCTTTGTGATTTCAGGGTCTTAATTTCAGCGGCGCTGATCTGTCCCGACTGGATTTGCGTTACATCAATTTCAAGATGGCCAATCTGAGCCGCTGCAACCTGACGCACGCCAACCTGTGCTGCTCTAACCTGGAGCGGGCCGATCTCTCCGGAGCCAACCTGGACGTGAGTCTGAAAACAGTTTTCTGGTCGTCACTGAGTGATTCATGTGCACGTACAGTGTCAGCAGACTGCACTCCACACATCTCACAGTGGGGAAGTGAACATTTCCTTCTTCTGTTTATattgtttgtggtgtttttgtgttattttcctTCCTGCTGGTGAACAAAAGACTTTtagatttagtgtttttttggTCACTTCGCACCGGCTGCCCCCTCAGTTGTGTGGAGGACGGACCCTTCTGTTCTTAAACATGTGTGCCAATCACACACACCTACTCCCACTTTCACTCGTTAAAGAAATGAACAAGCCGTCTGTTCTTTCCTCAATTAGTAACTCTGCATACTTTTCTTAAAGAGTGTCGCCAGATATCATCGTCACTTGTGATCTTTGTCTCTTGAAGGGTGCTAACCTACAAGGGGTGAAGATGCTCTGCTCCAACGCCGAGGGAGCTTCTCTCAAAGGatgcaactttgaagatccGTCTGGACTGAAGGCCAACCTGGAAGGTAAATCCATCATCACACTCAAAGAAGAGGGAGCTTCACCTTTTTTGTGGCCGCGTTGTAACTAAATGTTTCTGTAATCAGGTGCTAATCTGAAAGGCGTCGACATGGAAGGAAGCCAGATGACGGGCATCAACCTGCGTGTGGCCACTCTGAAAAATGCAAAGCTGAAGAATTGTAACCTGCGGGGAGCCACTTTAGCAGGGACGGATCTGGAGGTGAGTCACGGCTGACGGAGGGGATAATCTTCACCAGACAGTCAACAGTCTATTTTTGACTGTAGCACCttcaagctgcacagagcagagaagtcagacacaggaagggcatcaaaataaaacaccctgatCGTAAATCACATCAGCTCAGATACTGTTTCTCTTTGTAATCCTGCAGGGTCTTTTCTTTCCCCCCgtctcttttctgtacatttccCTCCATTCAGCAGTCAAATAAGAGAATTACAGGATGTTTCAGTGGATTGTTTGCACCTCAGTGGCTCGTTACGCCAGGCAAAAGTGAAAATATATCCAGTTTTTAACTCTGTGCTGTCTCCTCCGGATCCCGCTGACTCCAGTAGCTTCCTGCTAACGCTAACAGAGTCGCTCATTAATCCAAAACACCGacgtctgtcctcctctgtggtcTTTAGTTGACCGCACAGAAAGACATATAgatacagagacacaaactggtTATGTTTTGTGGGGATTAACTCCCTTTTGACGCCTCGAGTGGCCATTCAAGGAACTGCAGGTTTTGGTACTTCTGCTTGAGTGGAACAAAGAGGTTAACAGTTCTCCAGGAACCACTTTAACTCCTGCGTCTGACTGTTTTGTCTCTGCCGCAGAACTGCGACCTGTCCGGCTGCGATCTCCAGGAAGCCAACCTGAGAGGCTCCAACGTGAAAGGCGCCATCTTCGAGGAGATGCTGACGCCGCTGCACATGTCGCAGAGCGTCAGATAACTGACGGCACAGCTGCCGGTCCCGTGTggacctcagctggctcctccaTCCTCCAGCCTCTTCTTCCGTATACTCTCCTACCTTCGATCTGTCTTTACCTGTCTGCAGCGCAGGTAGCCGTATGCACATCCCTGGCATTCCACCTGTATTATGTTAGCTTTAAATACCTTGCACTAGAATCTCTTCAGggtttgtctctctgtgtgttcgtACGGTAGGATTGTTCCTAAATGTTCCGCTGCGTATAccaccaaaacaaaataatgttcCTCGTGTTATGTACATGTGCGACTATAATCCATTTCATGTTTGACATAATTTATATTCACTTTATATTACTTGACATGTTAATGGGAGTCAGATAATCAGATGATCTGTGCGCAGTGAAGTTCAGGCGGCTGAGCTGCGCTGGATGCTGCTGTAGCAGAAGTAGGAAGGTCACTT contains:
- the LOC115582401 gene encoding vesicle-associated membrane protein 5-like isoform X2 encodes the protein MENGKSRLQQAQEDVEEVTIIMVDNLNKAEERSGKLDDLENRADDLLEKSKKFEKTANQVKQKKRWENKKMKVLFIGIGVVVAVIIIGLIIFASVGG
- the LOC115582396 gene encoding ankyrin repeat domain-containing protein 39-like — its product is MSSDGHSCACCSLPAASPSVHQTLTEMDFERGIWSAAVDGDLQRVTSLLQKGTDPNLRDSAGYTALHYASRGGHLAVCTFLLESGACASPQTPGGATPLHRSAYCGHLDVVRLLLQHRADPKLCDDDGSSPLHKAAERGHEDVCQLLLEKCPALCSQPNKRLQLPHQLAAQAHLQELLKPPR
- the LOC115582393 gene encoding BTB/POZ domain-containing protein KCTD9, producing the protein MRRVTLFINGTSKNGKVVAVYGTLSDLLSVASNKLGIKASCLYNGKGGLIDDIALIRDDDVLYVSEGDPFIDPQNEAKVTSDQHGAHTDWLTLNIGGRPFTTTRSTLVSKEPESMLAHMFREKDVWGNKRDEHGAYLIDRSPEYFEPILNYLRHGQLIINEGINIRGVLEEARFFGIEQLAEQLEVAIKNSQPPEDHSPISRKEFVRFLLATPTKSELRCQGLNFSGADLSRLDLRYINFKMANLSRCNLTHANLCCSNLERADLSGANLDGANLQGVKMLCSNAEGASLKGCNFEDPSGLKANLEGANLKGVDMEGSQMTGINLRVATLKNAKLKNCNLRGATLAGTDLENCDLSGCDLQEANLRGSNVKGAIFEEMLTPLHMSQSVR